A genomic window from Thunnus maccoyii chromosome 2, fThuMac1.1, whole genome shotgun sequence includes:
- the evi5l gene encoding EVI5-like protein, translating into MSIPSGSPEREGSGGAPPQLEYPSSPSGMDPDPPSTGSPVLSPDSSSHDAVLSAPAASPADSENLSPDELELLAKLEEQNRLLEADSKSMRSMSGSRRNSGSSLVSSSSASSNLSHLEEDTWILWGRIVNEWEEWRRKKDKLLKELIRKGIPHHFRAIVWQLLGNATDMPVKNQYSELLKMSSPCEKLIRRDIARTYPEHEFFKGQDSLGQEVLFNVMKAYSLVDREVGYCQGSAFIVGLLLMQMPEEEAFCVFVRLMQEYRLRELFKPSMAELGLCIYQFEYLLQEQLPELNVHFRSQSFHTSMYASSWFLTLFLTFLPLPVATRIFDIFMYEGLEIIFRVGLAILQYNQTDLIQLDMEGMSQHFQKVIPHQFDSCPDKLILRAYQVKYNPKRMKKLEKEYTTIKNKEMEEQIEIKRLRTENRLLKQRIETLEKGQVTRAQEAEENYVIKRELAVVRQQCNAASESLEKAQDTIRELQQQKYTEQFVSNLQTQLEQSRLREAELLGALKEMQDKVLDLEKRNSCLPDENNMAALQEEVKQMKLRELETLRSFREMQDSVTELNQRWQHHMSRGSGTGGGGSHWKESPKKNAMNELQDKLMTVRLREAQAQAELREVKLKALQQESQNQIHSKLIGRNEQERSALQDRLQMLANQNKALQAQVNEMKRKQAEFDCKSKEEVMAVRLREADSMAAMAELRQKIAELEIQKEAGLIQGQLNHSDSRQYINQLRDQIAELKNEIRELRGQKATPSSRVSGGGGSTNYQDLCLASPTSAEGDYLSSDDDLLPSPLPPNALYPSLSGQCHPSARLDSEGSTDSEAEERVRTHPDPQQLYGSMVCAEGLDN; encoded by the exons ATGTCTATACCCAGCGGCAGCCCAGAGAGAGAGGGCTCTGGTGGGGCTCCCCCTCAGCTAGAGTACCCTTCTTCCCCTTCCGGCATGGACCCAGACCCCCCGTCGACGGGCAGCCCAGTGCTCAGCCCGGACTCATCTTCCCATGATGCAGTGCTGTCAGCACCAGCGGCTTCCCCGGCAGACTCCGAGAACCTGAGTCCTGATGAACTGGAGCTGCTGGCCAAACTGGAGGAGCAGAACAG GTTGCTGGAGGCCGATTCCAAATCCATGCGCTCGATGAGCGGCTCACGGCGCAACAGCGGCTCCTCGCTGGTGTCGAGCTCCTCGGCCTCGTCGAACCTGTCGCACCTGGAGGAGGATACCTGGATCCTGTGGGGCCGCATCGTCAACGAGTGGGAAGAGTGGCGACGCAAGAAGGACAAACTCCTGAAG GAGTTGATAAGGAAGGGCATCCCTCATCATTTCCGGGCCATCGTGTGGCAGCTGCTGGGTAACGCTACCGACATGCCGGTGAAGAACCAGTACTCCGAGCTACTGAAGATGTCCTCCCCCTGCGAGAAGCTCATCCGCAGAGACATCGCCCGCACCTACCCCGAGCACGAGTTCTTCAAAGGTCAGGACAGCCTGGGGCAGGAAGTCCTCTTCAACGTCATGAAG gcCTACTCTCTGGTGGATCGAGAGGTGGGCTACTGCCAAGGCAGCGCATTCATCGTCGGTCTGCTGCTTATGCAG ATGCCTGAGGAGGAGgcgttttgtgtgtttgtgcgtctgATGCAGGAGTACCGTCTGAGAGAGCTCTTCAAACCCAGCATGGCTGAGCTGGGCCTCTGCATCTATCAGTTTGAGTATCTGCTACAG gagcaACTTCCAGAGTTGAACGTCCATTTCCGCTCCCAGAGTTTCCACACATCCATGTACGCCTCATCCTGGTTCCTCACCCTCTTCCTCACCTTTCTCCCTCTGCCTGTCGCCACGCGTATCTTTGATATTTTCATGTATGAG GGCCTAGAGATTATCTTCCGTGTGGGTTTGGCCATCCTGCAGTACAACCAGACTGACCTCATTCAGCTGGACATGGAGGGCATGTCGCAG CATTTCCAGAAGGTGATTCCCCACCAGTTTGACAGCTGCCCCGACAAGCTGATCCTCAGGGCCTACCAGGTCAAATACAACCCCAAGAGGATGAAGAA aCTTGAGAAAGAATATACCACCATCAAGAACAAAGAAATGGAGGAGCAAATTGAGatcaag AGGTTACGCACAGAAAACAGGCTGCTGAAGCAGAGGATTGAGACTCTGGAGAAG GGTCAGGTGACGAGGGCGCAGGAAGCAGAGGAGAACTACGTGATCAAACGGGAGCTGGCGGTGGTGAGGCAGCAGTGCAACGCAGCCAGCGAGAGCCTTGAGAAAGCGCAGGACACCATCAGAGAACTGCAGCAACAGAAG TACACAGAGCAGTTTGTGAGCAATCTGCAGACCCAGCTGGAGCAGTCCCGACTGCGTGAGGCCGAACTGCTGGGAGCGCTGAAGGAAATGCAAGACAAGGTGCTAGACCTGGAGAAG AGGAACAGTTGCCTGCCTGATGAAAACAACATGGCGGCTCTGCAGGAGGAGGTGAAGCAGATGAAGCTGAGGGAGCTGGAGACGCTGCGCTCGTTCAGGGAGATGCAGGACTCCGTTACTGAGCTCAACCAGCGCTggcag CATCATATGTCCCGTGGCAGCGGTACCGGTGGCGGCGGCAGCCACTGGAAGGAATCCCCGAAGAAGAACGCTATGAACGAGCTGCAGGACAAACTGATGACGGTCAGACTGAGGGAGGCCCAGGCCCAGGCCGAGCTCCGAGAGGTCAAACTGAAAGCCCTGCAGCAGGAGAGCCAG AACCAGATCCACAGCAAGCTGATTGGTCGCAATGAGCAAGAACGCTCCGCCCTTCAGGACCGGCTACAGatgctggccaatcagaacaaagcTCTCCAGGCCCAAGTCAACGAGATGAAAAGGAAGCAGGCCGAGTTCGACTGCAAG AGTAAAGAAGAGGTGATGGCCGTGCGACTGAGGGAAGCAGACAGTATGGCTGCCATGGCTGAACTCAGGCAGAAGATCGCTGAACTGGAgatacag aaagAGGCAGGGCTGATTCAGGGTCAGCTCAATCACTCAGACTCCAGACAGTACATCAACCAGCTCCGGGACCAGATTGCTGAGCTCAAGAATGAG ATCAGGGAGTTGCGGGGGCAGAAGGCGACCCCCAGCTCCAGGGTCAGCGGTGGAGGCGGAAGCACCAACTACCAGGATCTCTGTCTGGCCAGCCCTACCTCCGCCGAGGGGGACTACCTGAGCTCAGACGACGACCTCCTCCCCAGCCCGCTGCCTCCCAACGCCCTTTACCCCTCCCTGTCCGGCCAGTGTCACCCGTCCGCCCGCCTCGACAGCGAGGGCAGCACAGACAGCGAGGCAGAGGAGCGAGTGCGGACACACCCGGACCCACAGCAGCTGTACGGCAGCATGGTGTGTGCCGAGGGGCTGGATAACTGA